The genomic stretch CATCAGTTCCACCACCTTAGCCTGCACCTGATcatattcatttttcactttgtcaacCAAGACCTGAACGGTTGCCTTACCCTTCGTGGCTTTCAGGTACTTTTCTTCCAACTCTTTCACTGTGCGCTTTTCTTTAACTTCTATGTACTCCCACCTGTACTTCTGATTGAAGTGTACATTCCAGTAACATTTCCCTGGGCACACCGTGCATTTGCCATTTGAGCCCATtgcacagcagtgttttttatCTTGATCATTGGCATAGGCACAGTTATTATGACAGGTATAACTACACTGCTGACAGTTAGTGAGGAAAGTACCAGTTCCAGAAATATCCACTTGAGTAGGCTTCTTAATAGTGACATAAAACTCAAAGCCCTTGTTTCTACTGATCTCTGCCTCGTTCTCTTTGAGTATTTTACTTGTCTCTCTTAACTCCTCAAGCTTGGCTAACCCAACTTTAACCTGCTCCTGCAAACGTTCAACTGAGTTCTCGAGTTGCTTTCTTTCCCTGAGGACCTCTTTTGTCATTGTGAGGCTTTTGGTTTCTATGGTGTTCAAAGCAAGAAAGAACCTCTTCATGCTTTTCATCCCCATGTTCCAGAACATCTGATCAAAGTTTTCATTATCGTCGTCCTCActcatgctgtctgctgcagATTTGTTGTTGTGGGCGAACAATGCTGAATTATTGaatttgaagtgaactggtacACCGTCTTTTTTAGGACATGGGACCTCTGAAACATTGATCGCCTCTAGAACTGGTGGCCGTTGGCCGTCTGCAAATGTCACTAGAATCCTGATGTTTTCTGCCACATCTTTGCCAAAGATTGAGAGCACAGAATCAAAGACATATTTCTGTGTTGGTGTGAGTCGCGCTAATGAAGCCTGAGCCACGAAACAAATGGCATCGATTTCACCGACGCCATTTGTATCAGAGAAGAGACTGCGCAGCTGCTCTACGATCATCCTGTCTCGGTCGATGCCTCTTGTATCTCCAAAGCCTGGAGTGTCAACAATGGTCAGGGAGAAGTCTATTTGAAAGCCTTCCTGATGGTAGAGTTTGTACACAGTGACTTCAGACGTCTGGCTGTGAGCTTGTGATTTCGACTGACCCTCATCAACCAACTTAAATCGATATGAATCCTCCCATTTGACACCTAGAATGTAATTGATTATCCCATTGATGAGGGTCGACTTTCCAGCCCCAGTTGCCCCGAGAACCATTATGGTGCGATTAGGTTTAGGATTTCTTTTATCATGTTCTTTCCCAAAGCTGAAATGCTGGCACCCATCTATGTTAAGTTTGTTGGGTTTCAGGGGAATGGCGTAAACAGCCAAATGCCCTTCATTTTCCAgctgtttgcttatttttttaacatcatcTGAAATCCGTTTAGGGCCAGCTGgttttctggaaaaaaataCAGCCATCTGGAccctcacttttttttcttttttttaaatattgaactTGAGTCAGATTATTCCAGGACCAGCCTCTGAACAGG from Mastacembelus armatus chromosome 17, fMasArm1.2, whole genome shotgun sequence encodes the following:
- the LOC113134372 gene encoding uncharacterized protein LOC113134372; its protein translation is MAVFFSRKPAGPKRISDDVKKISKQLENEGHLAVYAIPLKPNKLNIDGCQHFSFGKEHDKRNPKPNRTIMVLGATGAGKSTLINGIINYILGVKWEDSYRFKLVDEGQSKSQAHSQTSEVTVYKLYHQEGFQIDFSLTIVDTPGFGDTRGIDRDRMIVEQLRSLFSDTNGVGEIDAICFVAQASLARLTPTQKYVFDSVLSIFGKDVAENIRILVTFADGQRPPVLEAINVSEVPCPKKDGVPVHFKFNNSALFAHNNKSAADSMSEDDDNENFDQMFWNMGMKSMKRFFLALNTIETKSLTMTKEVLRERKQLENSVERLQEQVKVGLAKLEELRETSKILKENEAEISRNKGFEFYVTIKKPTQVDISGTGTFLTNCQQCSYTCHNNCAYANDQDKKHCCAMGSNGKCTVCPGKCYWNVHFNQKYRWEYIEVKEKRTVKELEEKYLKATKGKATVQVLVDKVKNEYDQVQAKVVELMNTSAKCLNRLKDIALKPNPLSTPEYIDMLIEGEKSEAKPGWKERVQSLMAMREKAETMAKVDRGEKLLRRHESQQGQN